The following proteins are encoded in a genomic region of Thermus sp. LT1-2-5:
- a CDS encoding DUF2267 domain-containing protein → MSATGLEVFDATLHKTHTWLRAIMEELGIEDRHRAYMALRAVLHALRDRLPVEEVAQLGAQLPMLIRGIYYEGWDPTGKPLKERHKEEFLAHVARELKTPSGPAVDPERAAQAVFKVLKQKVTEGEIQDVRQLLPKELRELWPEG, encoded by the coding sequence GTCTGGAGGTCTTTGACGCCACCCTTCACAAAACCCACACCTGGCTCAGGGCCATCATGGAGGAGCTAGGCATAGAGGACCGCCACCGGGCCTACATGGCCCTTCGGGCCGTCCTCCATGCCCTCAGGGACCGCTTGCCCGTGGAGGAGGTGGCCCAGCTTGGGGCCCAGTTGCCCATGCTCATCCGGGGCATCTACTACGAGGGGTGGGATCCCACGGGCAAGCCCCTTAAGGAGCGGCACAAGGAGGAGTTCCTGGCCCACGTGGCCCGGGAGCTCAAAACCCCTTCCGGCCCGGCGGTGGACCCAGAAAGGGCGGCGCAGGCGGTGTTCAAGGTGCTCAAGCAAAAGGTGACCGAGGGCGAAATCCAAGACGTGCGCCAGCTTTTGCCCAAGGAACTCCGCGAGCTCTGGCCGGAAGGCTAG
- a CDS encoding phosphohydrolase: MTGERVVHVASPKAKLYAEADQAIRERLKPFPKALRAYELLIQDPEARAGWNMANYITMRKLGYNDHGRVHALLTGAASVAILGLLAEAGVRLDTLESGAGELEDAYVVVLLSTMLHDLGNQVHRDHHEAFGVSLALPILNRILERIYPDPEQRTALRALMLHGIYSHDLSPEPLTIEAGITAVADGTDITKGRGRKAFALGSIDIHSISALAVDEVRILKGEKVPVEIQVTMNNSAGIFQVEETLTKKVLRSPLRPYVTVVAMTEPNGSQDQRIVHRVRLHETEDRFVLD; this comes from the coding sequence ATGACGGGAGAACGCGTGGTCCACGTAGCTAGCCCCAAGGCCAAGCTCTACGCCGAGGCCGACCAGGCCATCCGGGAGCGCCTGAAGCCCTTTCCCAAGGCCCTTAGGGCCTACGAGCTTTTGATCCAGGACCCGGAGGCCCGGGCCGGTTGGAACATGGCCAACTACATCACCATGCGCAAGCTGGGCTACAACGACCACGGCCGGGTCCACGCCCTCCTCACCGGGGCGGCCAGCGTGGCCATCCTGGGCCTTCTGGCCGAGGCGGGGGTGCGGCTGGACACCCTGGAGTCGGGGGCGGGGGAGCTGGAGGACGCCTACGTGGTGGTCCTCCTCTCCACCATGCTCCACGACCTGGGAAACCAGGTGCACCGGGACCATCACGAGGCCTTTGGGGTAAGCCTGGCCCTCCCCATCCTGAACCGCATCCTGGAAAGGATCTACCCCGACCCCGAGCAGCGCACCGCCCTCCGGGCCCTCATGCTCCACGGCATCTACAGCCACGACCTCTCCCCCGAGCCCCTCACCATAGAGGCGGGCATCACCGCGGTGGCGGATGGCACCGACATCACCAAGGGCCGGGGGCGGAAGGCCTTTGCCCTGGGGAGCATCGATATCCACTCCATCAGCGCCCTGGCGGTGGACGAGGTGCGGATCCTAAAGGGGGAAAAGGTCCCGGTGGAGATCCAGGTGACCATGAACAACTCCGCAGGCATCTTCCAGGTGGAGGAAACCCTCACCAAGAAGGTTTTGCGGAGCCCCTTGCGCCCCTACGTCACCGTGGTGGCCATGACCGAGCCCAATGGGTCCCAAGACCAGCGGATCGTCCACCGGGTGCGCCTGCACGAAACGGAGGACCGCTTCGTCCTGGACTAG
- a CDS encoding enoyl-CoA hydratase-related protein has product MEHEHEHEFILEIPEFQHLSYEVEGNIALVTLRRPEALNALSREVLEELAQVVEVIHQDPEARVAIFTGEGRAFAAGADLKEIAALKDPFMAREYALLGQQVFAEIAALPIPTIAAIHGYALGGGLELALACDLRVAAKGAKLGLPEVGLGLIPGFGGTQRLPRLIGRGRALDLIFTGRHVEAEEALTLGLVNRVAEDALEEAKKLAQKILKNAPIALALAKESVVRGEGLDLAEALEIEADLFGYAAATEDMKEGVRAFLEKRAPEFKGE; this is encoded by the coding sequence ATGGAACACGAGCACGAGCACGAGTTCATCCTGGAAATCCCCGAGTTCCAGCACCTCTCCTACGAGGTGGAGGGGAACATCGCCCTGGTGACCCTAAGGCGGCCCGAGGCCCTGAACGCCCTTTCCCGCGAGGTCCTGGAGGAGCTGGCCCAGGTGGTGGAGGTGATCCACCAAGACCCCGAGGCCCGGGTGGCCATCTTCACGGGGGAGGGAAGGGCCTTCGCCGCCGGGGCGGACCTCAAGGAGATCGCCGCCCTCAAGGACCCCTTCATGGCCCGGGAGTACGCCCTTTTGGGCCAGCAGGTCTTCGCCGAGATCGCCGCCTTGCCCATCCCCACCATCGCCGCCATCCACGGCTACGCCCTGGGGGGCGGGTTGGAGCTGGCCTTGGCCTGCGACCTCCGGGTGGCGGCCAAGGGAGCCAAGCTCGGCCTCCCCGAGGTGGGCCTGGGGCTCATCCCTGGCTTTGGGGGTACCCAGCGCCTGCCCCGGCTCATCGGCCGGGGGCGGGCCTTGGACCTCATCTTCACCGGCCGGCACGTGGAGGCGGAGGAGGCCCTCACGCTGGGCCTGGTGAACCGGGTGGCGGAGGACGCTTTGGAGGAGGCCAAGAAGCTGGCCCAGAAAATCCTCAAAAACGCCCCCATCGCCCTGGCCCTGGCCAAGGAGAGCGTGGTGCGGGGCGAGGGGCTGGACCTGGCGGAGGCCTTGGAGATCGAGGCGGATCTCTTCGGCTACGCCGCCGCCACCGAGGACATGAAGGAGGGGGTCCGGGCCTTCCTGGAAAAGCGGGCGCCGGAGTTCAAGGGGGAGTGA
- a CDS encoding purine-nucleoside phosphorylase, which produces MSPIHVRGKPGDVAERVLLPGDPGRAEWIAKTFLEDPVVYNTHRGLLGYTGRYRGVPVSVQTTGMGAPSASIVAEELIQLGARVLLRVGTCGAVDGALASGDLVIAQGAVPLEGASRQYLGGLPYAPVPDPFLFRALWAKAEERGYPHHVGLVATEDAFYATTPEAARAWSRFGVLAFEMEASALFLLGRMRGVKAGAILAVSNRIGDPELAPPEVLQEGIRRMVEVALLALLEV; this is translated from the coding sequence ATGAGTCCCATCCACGTGCGGGGCAAACCGGGGGATGTGGCGGAGAGGGTTCTCCTCCCCGGGGACCCCGGCCGGGCGGAATGGATCGCTAAGACCTTCTTGGAAGACCCCGTGGTCTACAACACCCACCGGGGGCTTTTGGGTTACACGGGGCGCTACCGGGGCGTGCCCGTTTCCGTGCAGACCACGGGGATGGGGGCCCCTTCGGCCAGCATCGTGGCGGAGGAGCTGATCCAGCTAGGGGCCCGGGTCCTCCTCCGGGTGGGGACCTGCGGGGCGGTGGACGGGGCCTTGGCCTCAGGGGATTTGGTCATCGCCCAGGGGGCGGTACCCTTGGAGGGGGCCTCGAGGCAGTACCTTGGGGGGCTTCCCTACGCCCCTGTGCCCGACCCCTTCCTCTTCCGCGCCCTCTGGGCCAAGGCGGAGGAGAGGGGTTACCCCCACCACGTGGGCCTGGTGGCCACGGAGGACGCCTTCTACGCCACCACCCCGGAGGCGGCCCGCGCCTGGAGCCGCTTTGGGGTCTTGGCCTTTGAGATGGAGGCGAGCGCCCTCTTCCTCCTGGGCCGGATGCGGGGGGTGAAGGCGGGGGCTATCCTGGCGGTTTCCAACCGCATCGGCGACCCCGAGCTGGCGCCTCCCGAAGTCCTCCAGGAAGGCATCCGGCGCATGGTGGAGGTGGCGCTTCTCGCCCTTTTGGAGGTGTAG
- a CDS encoding ATP-binding cassette domain-containing protein, which translates to MRPVLEVQNLGFAYVQGPLFRGLSFALGPGEALAVLGPSGSGKTTLLHLLAGLLPLQEGEVIWEGTPIRGLTEEALARRRLRFLGLVFQHHFLFPELTALENVLAPGYLVGRVDRPWALALLERLGLGGRTRFLPQKLSGGERQRVALARALYLRPRLLLADEPTASLDRRQAREALALMRALCREVGTALVLATHDESLVEGLPALRL; encoded by the coding sequence GTGCGCCCGGTCCTCGAGGTCCAAAACCTCGGCTTCGCCTACGTGCAGGGCCCCCTCTTCCGGGGGCTTTCCTTCGCCCTGGGGCCGGGGGAGGCCCTAGCGGTGCTCGGGCCTTCGGGAAGCGGTAAGACCACGCTTCTCCATCTCCTAGCGGGGCTTCTCCCTTTGCAGGAGGGGGAGGTCATTTGGGAGGGCACGCCCATCCGGGGCCTTACGGAGGAGGCCCTGGCCCGGCGTCGGCTCCGCTTTTTGGGCCTCGTCTTCCAGCACCACTTCCTGTTTCCCGAGCTCACCGCCTTGGAAAACGTCCTCGCCCCCGGGTACCTGGTGGGACGGGTGGATCGGCCTTGGGCCCTCGCCCTCTTGGAGCGTCTGGGGCTTGGGGGCAGGACGCGCTTTCTCCCCCAGAAGCTTTCCGGGGGGGAAAGGCAGCGGGTGGCGCTGGCCCGGGCCCTTTACCTAAGGCCCCGGCTCCTCCTGGCGGACGAGCCCACGGCCAGCCTGGACCGCCGCCAGGCCCGGGAGGCCCTGGCCCTCATGCGGGCCCTTTGCCGGGAGGTGGGTACCGCCTTGGTCCTGGCCACCCACGACGAGAGCCTGGTGGAAGGGCTTCCCGCCCTCAGGCTGTAG
- a CDS encoding Crp/Fnr family transcriptional regulator: protein MRGSPLFQDLTPEEIALARSYFQPLVYPKGKTVFQQGDLGQTLYLVEAGRVRLYRTHLGGQEKTLGYVGPGEVFGEMSLLDGGERSASAEAQEDTHLLALYREGYLALIRRLPLVAHNLACILARRLRELNVEMDLLAFEEAQSRVAYALLKLHRQGHGPRFRLRHQDLAALAGASRETVTRVLHDLKEKGILSLAPGEVEVRDFRLLEEVAFGLV, encoded by the coding sequence ATGCGGGGAAGCCCCCTGTTCCAGGACCTGACGCCGGAGGAAATCGCCCTCGCCCGCTCCTACTTCCAACCCCTCGTCTACCCCAAAGGGAAAACCGTCTTCCAACAAGGGGACCTGGGCCAGACCTTGTACCTGGTGGAGGCGGGGCGGGTGCGGCTTTACCGCACCCACCTAGGGGGGCAGGAGAAGACCCTAGGCTACGTGGGCCCGGGGGAGGTCTTCGGGGAGATGAGCCTCCTGGACGGGGGGGAAAGGAGCGCCAGCGCCGAGGCCCAGGAGGACACCCACCTCCTCGCCCTCTACCGGGAGGGCTACCTCGCCCTGATTCGCCGCCTACCCTTGGTGGCCCACAACCTGGCCTGCATCCTGGCCCGGCGCCTGCGGGAACTCAACGTGGAGATGGACCTCCTGGCCTTTGAGGAGGCGCAAAGCCGGGTGGCCTATGCCCTCCTCAAGCTCCACCGCCAAGGGCACGGGCCCCGCTTCCGCCTGCGCCACCAGGACCTGGCGGCCCTGGCGGGGGCAAGCCGGGAGACGGTGACCCGGGTCCTGCACGACCTGAAGGAGAAGGGGATCCTGTCCTTGGCCCCGGGGGAGGTGGAGGTGAGGGACTTCCGGCTTTTGGAAGAGGTGGCCTTCGGCTTGGTCTAG
- a CDS encoding 2-phosphosulfolactate phosphatase, whose protein sequence is MRLRVDVLPSEGVVYPDVVLVVDVIRATTTAACLLEAGAGALYLVEGLEAARAFKDEDVVLAGEVGGLKPPGFDLGNSPREALEAPVGGKVVVMSTTNGTKAAHAAAKTAKHVLLASLYNAHAAARLARELATEEVAILCAGKEGRAGLDDLYTAGVLAEYLGLLGEVEPEDGARIALAVKRAYQDPLEALSLSAAAQALKGVGLEGDVPFCAQVAKSAAVPLLSGRVGEALIFKRAY, encoded by the coding sequence GTGCGGCTTAGGGTGGACGTGCTTCCCAGCGAAGGGGTGGTTTACCCCGATGTGGTCCTGGTGGTGGACGTGATCCGGGCCACCACCACCGCCGCCTGCCTCCTGGAGGCGGGGGCGGGAGCGCTTTACCTGGTGGAAGGCCTCGAGGCGGCCCGGGCCTTCAAGGACGAGGACGTGGTGCTGGCGGGGGAGGTGGGGGGGCTGAAACCCCCGGGGTTTGACCTGGGGAACTCCCCCCGGGAGGCCCTGGAAGCCCCCGTGGGGGGCAAGGTGGTGGTCATGAGCACCACCAACGGCACCAAAGCGGCTCACGCCGCCGCCAAGACGGCCAAGCACGTCCTTCTGGCCTCCTTGTACAACGCCCACGCCGCCGCCCGGCTGGCCCGGGAGCTGGCCACGGAGGAGGTGGCCATCCTCTGCGCCGGCAAGGAGGGGCGGGCCGGGCTGGACGACCTGTACACCGCCGGGGTCTTGGCGGAGTACCTGGGCCTGTTGGGCGAAGTGGAGCCGGAGGACGGGGCCCGCATCGCCCTGGCGGTGAAGCGGGCCTACCAGGACCCCTTGGAGGCCCTAAGCCTCTCCGCCGCCGCCCAAGCCCTAAAGGGGGTGGGCCTAGAAGGGGACGTCCCCTTTTGCGCCCAGGTGGCCAAAAGCGCTGCCGTGCCCCTCCTTTCCGGGAGGGTGGGGGAAGCCCTCATCTTCAAGCGGGCCTACTGA
- a CDS encoding dipeptidase, producing the protein MNALAPLLEFLSIPSVSTDPARKEEVRRAALWLKERLEALGFSAELHETPLHPILYAERVVDEKAPTVLVYGHYDVQPEDPLELWETPPFSPVVREGRIYARGASDDKGQLWAHVAALEGLAARTNVKFLVEGEEEIGSPHLLPFVRQHRERLRADVVLVSDGAMFAPETPTLTYGLRGLCYLEVRLKGAKRDLHSGAFGGVAPNPIQALGWLLARLKDEGTGRVQIPGFYERVRPVSEEERRLWPPLDEEALKRELGVEVLPGEEGYTPLERLWARPTLDPNGVWGGYQGEGSKTVIPAEAGMKLSMRLVPDQDPEEVADLAEAYLKEVLPPGYRLEVRRLHGGKPVLTDPFSPPMRLMARALAEVWGKPPVYAREGGTIPVVAELKEALGAPIVLLGLGLNDDNLHAPNEKFDLLNLEKGIAAIRRFHELLAEEGLQ; encoded by the coding sequence GTGAACGCCTTAGCCCCCTTACTGGAGTTCCTTTCCATCCCCTCGGTATCCACCGACCCCGCCCGCAAGGAGGAGGTGCGCCGGGCGGCCCTTTGGCTGAAGGAGCGCCTCGAGGCCCTGGGCTTTTCCGCCGAGCTCCACGAAACCCCCCTTCACCCCATCCTTTACGCCGAGCGGGTGGTGGACGAAAAGGCCCCCACCGTCTTGGTCTACGGCCACTACGACGTCCAGCCGGAAGACCCCTTGGAGCTTTGGGAAACCCCGCCCTTTTCCCCGGTGGTGCGGGAGGGCAGGATCTACGCCCGGGGCGCCTCCGACGACAAAGGGCAGCTTTGGGCCCACGTGGCCGCCCTGGAGGGCCTCGCCGCACGGACCAACGTCAAGTTCCTGGTGGAAGGGGAGGAGGAGATCGGAAGCCCCCACCTCCTTCCCTTCGTGCGGCAACACCGGGAAAGGCTCCGGGCGGACGTGGTTTTGGTTTCCGACGGGGCCATGTTCGCCCCCGAAACCCCCACCCTCACCTACGGCCTAAGGGGGCTTTGCTACCTGGAGGTGCGCCTCAAGGGGGCCAAGCGGGACCTCCACTCCGGGGCCTTCGGCGGGGTGGCGCCTAACCCCATCCAGGCCCTGGGTTGGCTCCTCGCCCGCCTCAAGGACGAGGGGACGGGCAGGGTCCAGATCCCGGGTTTCTACGAGAGGGTACGGCCCGTTTCCGAGGAGGAAAGGCGCCTTTGGCCCCCTTTGGACGAGGAGGCCCTAAAGCGGGAGCTCGGGGTGGAGGTCCTCCCGGGGGAGGAAGGGTACACCCCCCTGGAGCGGCTTTGGGCCAGGCCCACCCTGGACCCGAACGGCGTATGGGGCGGCTACCAGGGGGAAGGCTCCAAGACGGTGATCCCGGCGGAGGCGGGGATGAAGCTTTCCATGCGCCTGGTGCCGGACCAAGACCCCGAGGAGGTGGCGGACTTGGCCGAGGCCTACCTCAAGGAGGTCCTTCCCCCCGGGTACCGCTTGGAGGTGCGCCGCCTCCATGGGGGGAAGCCCGTCCTCACCGACCCTTTCAGCCCCCCCATGCGCCTCATGGCCCGGGCCTTGGCGGAGGTCTGGGGGAAGCCCCCCGTCTACGCCCGGGAGGGGGGGACGATCCCCGTGGTGGCGGAGCTGAAGGAGGCTCTGGGCGCCCCCATCGTCCTTTTGGGCCTGGGGCTCAACGACGACAACCTGCACGCCCCCAACGAGAAGTTTGACCTCCTCAACCTGGAAAAGGGCATCGCCGCCATCCGGCGCTTCCACGAGCTTTTGGCCGAGGAGGGCCTTCAGTAG
- a CDS encoding helix-turn-helix transcriptional regulator, producing the protein MDRVTDKDRPVYVISVAAELVEMHPQTLRLYERKGLIKPKRSGGKTRLYSERDIEKLREIRRLTQELGVNLAGVEEIMRLRAELEALQARFEAEVERLKGEIGDRFRELERKALPAPGETAKPSPKDRPVYVISVAAELVEMHPQTLRLYERKGLIKPKRSGGKTRLYSERDIEKLREIRRLTQELGVNLAGVEEIMRLRAELEALQARFEAEVARLRLLLLEEGKALAEEGSMGA; encoded by the coding sequence ATGGACAGGGTCACGGACAAGGACCGCCCGGTGTACGTGATCAGCGTGGCGGCGGAGCTGGTGGAGATGCACCCGCAGACGCTGCGGCTTTATGAGCGGAAGGGGCTCATCAAGCCGAAGCGGTCTGGGGGCAAGACGCGGCTTTACTCGGAGCGGGACATCGAGAAGCTGAGGGAGATCCGCCGCCTGACGCAGGAGCTTGGGGTGAACTTGGCGGGGGTGGAGGAGATCATGCGGCTCAGGGCGGAGCTGGAGGCTCTCCAGGCCCGCTTCGAGGCCGAGGTGGAAAGGCTTAAGGGGGAGATCGGGGACCGCTTCCGGGAGCTGGAGCGCAAGGCCCTCCCCGCCCCTGGGGAAACGGCGAAGCCCTCCCCCAAGGACCGCCCGGTGTACGTGATCAGCGTGGCGGCGGAGCTGGTGGAGATGCACCCGCAGACGCTGCGGCTTTATGAGCGGAAGGGGCTCATCAAGCCGAAGCGGTCTGGGGGCAAGACGCGGCTTTACTCGGAGCGGGACATCGAGAAGCTGAGGGAGATCCGCCGCCTGACGCAGGAGCTTGGGGTGAACTTGGCGGGGGTGGAGGAGATCATGCGGCTCAGGGCGGAGCTGGAGGCCCTCCAGGCCCGCTTCGAGGCCGAGGTGGCCCGGCTAAGGCTTCTTCTCCTCGAGGAGGGCAAGGCCTTGGCGGAAGAGGGTAGCATGGGGGCGTGA
- a CDS encoding IclR family transcriptional regulator: MPRRREKGASEVKTLEKGLGVLEALAEHKEAGLSALAEATGLAKSTLYRLLQTLVRRGFAVEEGGVYRVGPKAFAVGQAYPRPDLLSAARPEMEALAEETGESVNLAVPWEGEALYLDQVEGRQLVRLFTAPGSRAPLHATGVGKVFLAYRGVPEGLRLTPFTPHTQTRLEGLLAELQEVRAQGYALDNEEKELGVRCVAAPVFGPTGEVVAAISLSAPASRLSLEAARRLAPRVRAAAERASLRLGFSGGV; this comes from the coding sequence ATGCCGCGGCGGAGGGAAAAGGGGGCAAGCGAGGTCAAGACCCTGGAAAAGGGGCTTGGGGTGCTAGAAGCCTTGGCGGAGCATAAAGAAGCGGGGCTTTCCGCCCTGGCCGAGGCCACGGGGCTGGCCAAGAGCACCCTTTACCGCCTCCTCCAGACCCTGGTGCGGCGGGGCTTCGCCGTGGAGGAGGGGGGCGTGTACCGGGTGGGGCCCAAGGCCTTCGCCGTGGGCCAGGCCTACCCCCGGCCCGACCTCCTCTCGGCGGCGCGCCCCGAGATGGAGGCCTTGGCGGAGGAAACGGGGGAGAGCGTAAACCTGGCCGTGCCCTGGGAGGGGGAGGCGTTGTACCTGGACCAGGTGGAAGGGAGGCAGCTCGTGCGCCTCTTCACCGCCCCGGGGAGCCGGGCTCCCCTCCACGCCACCGGGGTGGGGAAGGTGTTTTTGGCCTACCGGGGGGTACCGGAGGGCCTACGCCTCACTCCCTTCACCCCCCACACCCAAACCCGCCTCGAGGGCCTTCTGGCGGAGCTCCAGGAGGTGCGGGCCCAGGGCTACGCCTTGGACAACGAGGAGAAGGAGCTGGGGGTGCGGTGCGTGGCCGCCCCCGTCTTCGGCCCCACGGGGGAGGTGGTGGCGGCCATCTCCCTTTCCGCCCCAGCCAGCCGCCTTTCCCTGGAGGCCGCCCGCCGCCTCGCCCCCCGGGTGAGGGCGGCGGCCGAGCGGGCTTCCCTGCGCCTAGGGTTTTCAGGGGGCGTATAA
- the aceB gene encoding malate synthase A, with amino-acid sequence MKGVEITKDHPLLREVLTEEALKFVVALHREFNPVRKALLARRHELWERYKAGERPDFLQETAFVRGGNWRVAEAPPDLLDRRVEITGPVDRKMIINALNSGAKVFMADFEDALSPTWDNVIQGQKNLYDAVRRQIDFVSPEGKAYRLKEQTATLVVRPRGWHLVEKHVRVDGEPISASLFDFGLYFFHNAHELLRRGSGPYFYLPKMESHLEARLWNEVFNFAQDYLKIPRGTIRATVLIETILAAFEMEEILYELKEHAAGLNAGRWDYIFSCIKKFATTAPIFPDRAQVTMTVPFMKAYTELLVKSCHTHEAHAIGGMAAFIPSRKDPEVNERAFQQVRADKEREASQGFDGTWVAHPDLVPVAQEVFDRYLGDKPHQKHVKRLDVQVKAEDLLNFEVPGGKVTEAGLRNNISVALQYLNQWLLGNGAAAIFNLMEDAATAEISRAQLWQWVHREAKLEDGRTVTPELYQKVKEEELAKLGGREKERYKEAEEILDKLVLSEAFIEFLTLVAYEYLD; translated from the coding sequence ATGAAGGGCGTGGAGATCACCAAAGACCACCCCCTCCTTAGGGAGGTGCTGACGGAGGAGGCCCTGAAGTTCGTGGTGGCCCTGCACCGGGAGTTCAACCCCGTGCGCAAGGCGCTTCTCGCCCGCAGGCACGAGCTTTGGGAGCGGTACAAGGCCGGCGAAAGGCCCGACTTCCTTCAGGAAACCGCCTTCGTCCGGGGAGGGAACTGGCGGGTGGCCGAGGCCCCCCCAGACCTCCTGGACCGCCGGGTGGAGATCACCGGCCCCGTGGACCGGAAGATGATCATCAACGCCTTGAACTCGGGGGCCAAGGTCTTCATGGCGGACTTCGAGGACGCCCTTTCCCCCACCTGGGACAACGTGATCCAAGGGCAGAAAAACCTTTATGACGCCGTGCGCCGCCAGATCGACTTCGTTTCCCCCGAGGGCAAGGCCTACCGCCTAAAGGAGCAGACCGCCACCTTGGTGGTGCGCCCCCGGGGCTGGCACCTGGTGGAAAAGCACGTGCGGGTGGACGGGGAGCCCATCTCGGCGAGCCTCTTTGACTTTGGGCTTTACTTCTTCCACAACGCCCACGAGCTCCTAAGGCGGGGAAGCGGGCCCTACTTCTACCTGCCCAAGATGGAGAGCCACCTCGAGGCCCGCCTCTGGAACGAGGTCTTCAACTTCGCCCAGGACTACCTCAAGATCCCCCGGGGCACCATCCGGGCCACGGTGCTCATAGAAACCATCCTGGCGGCCTTTGAGATGGAGGAGATCCTCTACGAGCTCAAGGAGCACGCCGCCGGGCTGAACGCCGGGCGCTGGGACTACATCTTCAGCTGCATCAAGAAGTTCGCCACCACCGCCCCCATCTTCCCCGACCGGGCCCAGGTGACCATGACCGTACCCTTCATGAAGGCCTACACCGAGCTCCTGGTGAAGTCCTGCCACACCCACGAGGCCCACGCCATCGGCGGCATGGCCGCCTTCATCCCCAGCCGCAAGGACCCCGAGGTGAACGAGCGGGCCTTCCAGCAGGTGCGGGCGGACAAGGAGCGGGAGGCCTCCCAGGGCTTTGACGGCACCTGGGTGGCCCACCCCGACCTGGTGCCCGTGGCCCAGGAGGTCTTTGACCGCTACCTGGGGGACAAGCCCCACCAGAAGCACGTGAAGCGCCTGGACGTCCAAGTGAAGGCGGAGGACCTCCTCAACTTTGAAGTCCCCGGGGGGAAGGTGACGGAGGCGGGGCTTAGGAACAACATCTCCGTGGCCCTGCAGTACCTGAACCAGTGGCTTCTCGGCAACGGGGCCGCCGCCATCTTCAACCTCATGGAGGACGCCGCCACCGCCGAGATCAGCCGGGCCCAGCTTTGGCAGTGGGTCCACCGGGAGGCCAAGCTGGAGGACGGCCGCACCGTGACCCCCGAGCTGTACCAGAAGGTGAAGGAGGAGGAGCTGGCCAAGCTTGGGGGACGGGAAAAGGAGCGCTACAAGGAGGCGGAGGAGATCCTGGACAAGCTGGTCCTCTCGGAGGCGTTCATCGAGTTCCTGACCCTGGTGGCCTACGAGTACCTGGACTAA
- a CDS encoding FAD-linked oxidase C-terminal domain-containing protein: MGFLEELKALLPGKVLTQEAALAPYESDALTAYRKRPLAVVLPEGKEEVVAVVRLCHRHGVPFVARGSGTSLSGGSLPVEGGIVLALNRMNRILRLDPKARIAVVEPGVVNLEVSRQAAPFGLYYAPDPSSQPVSTLGGNVAFNSGGAHCLKYGMTANHVLGLEVVTPEGEVVRLGGESLEGVGPDLHGFFVGTEGLLGVAVEITLRLLPKPEAYHTLLAAYESLEQAGNAVSLVIRRGLLPGAMEIMDRLAIEAAEKAVQAGYPQAEALLIVELEGPKEEVAEEALVLGEVIRESGAYAVRVAQSEAERQAIWKGRKAAFSAVGRLSPDYLVQDGVVPRSRLGEALKEIQRLSQAFGLRVANVFHAGDGNLHPLVLYDGKKPGELERAEALAGEILRLCVRLGGSLTGEHGIGVEKKAYMPEMFAPEDLLTMERVKRALDPKGLANRGKVLPEVVHGG, from the coding sequence GTGGGCTTTTTGGAAGAACTCAAGGCCCTCTTGCCGGGCAAGGTCCTCACCCAGGAGGCGGCCCTCGCCCCCTACGAGTCCGACGCCCTCACCGCCTACCGCAAACGCCCTTTGGCGGTGGTCCTGCCCGAGGGCAAGGAGGAGGTGGTGGCGGTGGTGCGGCTTTGCCACCGCCACGGGGTTCCCTTCGTGGCCCGGGGTAGCGGCACGAGCCTCAGCGGGGGGTCCTTGCCCGTGGAGGGGGGGATCGTCCTCGCCCTCAACCGCATGAACCGCATCCTGCGCCTGGACCCCAAGGCCAGGATCGCCGTGGTGGAACCCGGGGTGGTGAACCTGGAGGTTTCCCGCCAGGCCGCTCCTTTTGGCCTCTACTACGCCCCGGACCCCAGCAGCCAGCCCGTGAGCACCCTAGGGGGCAACGTGGCCTTCAACTCGGGGGGGGCCCACTGCCTGAAGTACGGGATGACGGCCAACCACGTCCTGGGCCTCGAGGTGGTGACCCCGGAAGGGGAGGTGGTGCGCCTTGGGGGGGAGAGCCTGGAAGGGGTGGGCCCCGACCTTCACGGCTTCTTCGTGGGCACGGAGGGGCTTTTGGGGGTGGCGGTGGAGATCACCCTGCGCCTCCTCCCCAAACCCGAGGCCTACCACACCCTCCTGGCCGCCTACGAGAGCCTGGAGCAGGCGGGGAACGCCGTGAGCCTGGTGATCCGGCGGGGGCTTCTGCCCGGGGCCATGGAGATCATGGACCGCCTGGCCATAGAGGCGGCGGAAAAGGCGGTGCAAGCGGGCTACCCGCAGGCGGAGGCCCTCCTCATCGTGGAGCTGGAAGGCCCCAAGGAGGAGGTGGCGGAGGAGGCCTTGGTCTTGGGAGAGGTCATCCGGGAAAGCGGGGCCTATGCGGTGCGGGTGGCGCAAAGCGAGGCGGAACGCCAGGCCATCTGGAAGGGCCGCAAGGCGGCCTTTAGCGCCGTGGGCCGGCTTTCCCCGGACTACCTGGTCCAGGACGGGGTGGTGCCGCGAAGCCGCCTGGGGGAGGCCTTAAAGGAGATCCAAAGGCTTTCCCAGGCCTTTGGCCTCAGGGTGGCCAACGTCTTCCACGCCGGGGACGGGAACCTCCACCCCCTGGTCCTCTACGACGGCAAGAAGCCCGGGGAGCTGGAAAGGGCAGAGGCCCTGGCCGGGGAGATCCTGCGGCTTTGCGTGCGCCTCGGGGGCTCCCTCACGGGGGAGCACGGCATCGGGGTGGAGAAGAAGGCCTACATGCCGGAGATGTTCGCCCCGGAAGACCTCTTAACCATGGAACGGGTGAAGCGGGCCCTGGACCCCAAGGGCCTCGCCAACCGGGGCAAGGTCCTCCCGGAGGTGGTCCATGGAGGTTAG